From the Salvelinus fontinalis isolate EN_2023a chromosome 35, ASM2944872v1, whole genome shotgun sequence genome, one window contains:
- the LOC129834735 gene encoding AFG3-like protein 1, with the protein MVRMMGLLSVSVWPLRNGVQAWGRGCATIPAAFRYSNVSALSKCSALKRINPMGLNQCTFTLARLLSSKPPRGFEKFFPKSEDTPGVNKSSEETGDEKTKEPESQGGGEGGPNGGGERERRRGGRKDESDWWTRFQNDFPWDEKTMRNVAIGFAGMASAFLYFYFRETGKEVSWKDFVNSYLARRLVERLEVVNKQYVRVIPVHGVNTSEVSYLWFNIGSVETFERNLELAQQEMGLDSTHRVSVIYGSESDGTFLMSILPTLLLVGFLLFTMRQGPMAGGRGGGRGNPFSMGESKAKIMKDNIDVRFKDVAGCEEAKLEILEFVNFLKNPRQYQDLGAKIPKGAVLSGPPGTGKTLLAKATAGEANVPFITVNGSEFQEMFVGVGPARVRDMFAMARKNAPCILFIDEIDAVGRKRGRGNFGGQSEQENTLNQLLVEMDGFNTSTNVVVLAGTNRPDILDPALMRPGRFDRQIYIGPPDIKGRASIFKVHLRPLKLDSSIDSEALARKLAALTPGFTGADIANVCNEAALIAARYLNESINVNHFEQAIERVIGGLEKKTQVLQPLEKTTVAYHEAGHAVVGWYLEHADPLLKVSIIPRGKGLGYAQYLPKEQYLFTREQLFDRMCMMLGGRVAEQVFFGKITTGAQDDLRKVTQSAYAQVVQFGMSEVVGHVSFELPRQGEMVMEKPYSEPTAQLIDQEVRSLIDAAFQRTHQLITEKRDVVEKVGRRLLEKEVLDKADILELLGPRPYEEKSTYEEFVEGTGAMEEDTSFPEGLKNWNKDRGMEEPPQEQQRKQALYL; encoded by the exons ATGGTTCGCATGATGGGGCTGCTTTCAGTGAGTGTTTGGCCCCTGCGGAACGGGGTGCAGGCTTGGGGCAGAGGCTGCGCCACCATCCCTGCAGCTTTTCGCTACAGTAACGTTAGCGCATTATCGAAG TGTTCTGCATTAAAACGAATCAATCCCATGGGATTAAATCAATGCACTTTCACATTGGCTCGATTGCTCAGTTCCAAACCCCCACGAG GATTTGAGAAGTTCTTCCCAAAGAGTGAGGACACTCCTGGAGTGAACAAATCATCTGAAGAGACCGGAG ATGAGAAGACCAAAGAGCCAGAATCTCAGGGCGGAGGAGAAGGGGGACCAAATGGaggtggcgagagagagaggaggagaggcggaaggaaggatgaatcagactggtggaCACGCTTCCAG AATGATTTCCCCTGGGATGAGAAGACCATGCGCAATGTCGCGATCGGATTCGCCGGCATGGCCTCTGCGTTCCTGTATTTCTACTTCCGAGAGACTGGGAAGGAAGTCTCCTGGAAGGACTTTGTAAATAGCTACCTGGCCAGAAGACTG GTGGAACGTCTGGAGGTAGTCAACAAACAGTATGTTAGAGTCATCCCAGTGCATGGAGTCAATACGTCAGAGGTG AGCTACCTGTGGTTCAACATCGGCAGCGTGGAGACGTTTGAACGCAACCTGGAGCTGGCCCAGCAGGAGATGggcctggactctacacacagagTATCTGTGATCTACGGAAGCGAGAGCGACGG TACTTTCCTGATGAGCATTCTTCCAACCCTGTTGCTGGTTGGCTTCCTGCTCTTCACCATGCGCCAGGGACCAATGGCAGGAGGCCGTGGCGGAGGGCGGGGCAACCCCTTCAGCATGGGCGAATCCAAGGCCAAGATCATGAAGGACAACATTGACGTGAGATTTAAGGATGTGGCGGGCTGCGAAGAGGCCAAGCTGGAGATCCTAGAGTTTGTCAACTTCCTGAAGAACCCCCGGCAGTACCAGGACCTGGGGGCCAAGATCCCCAAG GGTGCAGTGTTGTCGGGTCCACCCGGCACAGGGAAGACCCTGCTGGCCAAGGCCACAGCCGGAGAGGCCAATGTCCCCTTCATCACCGTCAACGGATCTGAGTTCCAGGAGATGTTTGTTGGCGTGGGCCCAGCCAGG GTGAGGGATATGTTTGCCATGGCCCGTAAGAACGCTCCCTGCATCCTGTTCATCGATGAGATAGATGCTGTGGGCaggaagagaggcagagggaactTTGGGGGACAGAGTGAGCAGGAGAACACACTCAACCAGCTGCTAGTGGAGATGGATG GGTTCAACACCAGCACTAACGTGGTCGTCTTGGCTGGTACCAACCGAccagacatcctggacccagcaCTGATGAGACCTGGGCGCTTCGACAGACAGATTTACATAG gTCCACCAGACATAAAGGGCAGAGCGTCCATCTTTAAGGTCCATCTGAGGCCTCTGAAGCTGGACTCCAGTATAGACTCTGAAGCTTTGGCCAGGAAACTAGCTGCCCTCACACCTGGCTTCACTG GAGCTGATATTGCCAACGTGTGTAATGAGGCGGCCCTGATAGCAGCACGCTACCTTAACGAGTCTATCAACGTCAATCACTTTGAGCAGGCCATCGAGAGGGTCATCGGAG GTCTGGAGAAGAAGACCCAGGTACTACAGCCATTAGAGAAGACCACTGTAGCATACCACGAGGCTGGCCATGCTGTGGTGGGCTGGTACCTGGAACACGCTGACCCTCTGCTCAAG GTGTCAATCATCCCCCGGGGGAAGGGTTTGGGGTATGCTCAGTACCTCCCTAAGGAGCAGTACCTGTTCACGCGGGAGCAGCTGTTTGACAGGATGTGTATGATGCTGGGGGGACGCGTGGCAGAGCAGGTCTTTTTTGGGAAGATCACCACAGGGGCACAGGATGACCTCAGGAAGGTCACGCAGTCTGCCTAcgcacag GTGGTTCAGTTTGGGATGAGTGAGGTGGTGGGCCATGTGTCTTTTGAGCTCCCCAGGCAGGGAGAGATGGTGATGGAGAAGCCTTACAGCGAGCCCACGGCCCAGCTCATAGACCAGGAGGTCCGCTCACTCATCGACGCTGCCTTCCAACGCACACACCAGCTCATCACTGAGAAGAGAGATGTGGTGGAGAAG GTGGGGAGGCGTCTCCTGGAGAAGGAGGTCCTGGACAAGGCTGATATTCTGGAGCTGCTGGGTCCTCGCCCCTACGAGGAGAAGTCTACGTATGAGGAGTTTGTGGAGGGGACGGGGGCCATGGAGGAGGACACCTCCTTTCCTGAGGGCCTCAAGAACTGGAACAAGGACCGGGGGATGGAAGAGCCCCCCCAGGAGCAGCAACGCAAACAGGCTCTTTACCTGTAG